From a single Cotesia glomerata isolate CgM1 linkage group LG6, MPM_Cglom_v2.3, whole genome shotgun sequence genomic region:
- the LOC123267247 gene encoding uncharacterized protein LOC123267247 codes for MNVMELSPYLSGIQKIPGSKLSEKFDALNRIAKKVVESKSKNQDALDLKEVPEALKPLVQVEIARLLRQPDGIVDALKSDDSVVFSRAIKVKWFFNGSIEACSTVQYYQTHILPYVSLQSRFKIIKTLGDNLGEKSAIAEKFYISLCEMYGEKQAYPLLKACSESFIWNRITEHGVRLDNRIVRFLFYKYPELIVKYLKLGKKSSDPFERNLQRVNLYVLFDFLPRLVKKCPKAFVELIEMHGCSSFRKLSNTRTELFLVNCIDALLKNAKLFLPVLNLKTVTKKLNEEQFKNIFTQLFPEDLKSFEFGDLLDYLEFVPKDKKLPLMLSTFKEVYKLNLLDCTEKITPKALKLLPRDERIKQAKIKMEKEPSNEFFFSDRSWICYLPPEESVERIKTLIKKTSDENKRMHLLKQLIYTCYVNSDNNAMLEVLKYITTRHKNEQRYLLSDILDMISSEKYLKNLLQEHWDVIYNFLKFMNVKNESNCWLNILQVEIITYFIRFELENSHSIEDKISFLADLIISQSQISFNILEDNIVFEKQCLEEFLKVLPTKKPNDKDYPSTDLIKNVIISIYTFNKHNLKAKSPFEPMSVKDFPWVLNATKKMINKNTEYDHDLLFILRTFQKKEHDLYKELAANVKEEEFLCSNLLYMLRTLRTNPEIFMRNWKYSLEACIRSTNRLIIHEFIKSSRWYQDLPIKFAEECLKIIEETKDAQALIILALLLEGPAFEQVITPFIPSSATIEIDPEDAKTDYQMVYSASLALNRVNPAVSLDCILKFCVGDYIHSIINCLVNISRRTSVAKVIPFALTLMDRPVSIKKHGIRLFCMAADVKHVRRTLIDMWRSETHQTIRTLVFTNIFNAFKSNPNNETWEMLKECLDDLKPDDKDNFESLLEFKYVPNEYVADYVEKLFTVFRKLCNVEDDLKKTDKNYIMELLNVPNDISALFSDEQHKKIIDSYVLDLSLPKNVLSSGHSYLINCYIVPARNKLEERLNHFQDIVIKIVKNMNVPQSNCPTFFPANFFVHNLACDIIHNLPCDSLQERLVSILLELFDSLLKPHHDPEAFLYLTLLTLAEAENSPQEIAGIITEMLPLWVTTFSAEYIAEIARYLYHFLNAFKHANHDYTWPWNNLDVIEALVAFNVKEVSILAAYLLLLNGRTDDEKFYKTINILANHQHPTVSSIAYTLMHRHCHKDFYSPCASLPASRFGNRSTLGVFLIFIIFCPAIMGIGTGNQGNAKA; via the exons ATGAACGTCATGGAATTGTCACCGTATTTGAGTGGAATCCAAAAAATTCCGGGAAGTAAACTGAGTGAAAAGTTCGACGCTCTGAATCGCATTGCGAAGAAAGTCGTCGAATCAAAATCGAAGAATCAAGATGCTCTTGATTTGAAAGAAGTTCCAGAAGCATTGAAACCTCTAGTGCAAGTGGAAATTGCCCGATTACTACGGCAACCTGATGGTATTGTTGACGCACTAAAATCCGATGACTCAGTAGTCTTCAGTCGCGCAATTAAAGTTAAGTGGTTTTTCAACGGCAGTATTGAAGCTTGTTCGACAGTCCAGTACTACCAAACACATATTTTACCATATGTATCTCTGCAAAgtcgatttaaaattattaaaaccttAGGTGATAATTTAGGTGAAAAATCTGCCATTGCtgaaaagttttatatttCACTTTGTGAAATGTACGGAGAGAAGCAAGCTTATCCGCTTCTCAAAGCTTGCAGTGAATCATTTATCTGGAATCGCATCACAGAACATGGAGTGCGCCTCGATAATAGAATTGTACGATTTTTGTTCTACAAGTATCCAGAACTAATTGTTAAATATCTAAAACTGGGCAAAAAAAGTAGCGATCCGTTTGAACGAAATTTACAACGCGTTAATTTATATGTTCTTTTCGATTTTCTTCCTCGACTGGTGAAGAAATGCCCGAAAGCTTTTGTGGAGCTCATTGAGATGCACGGTTGTTCTTCCTTTCGAAAACTTAGTAACACTCGCACTGAATTGTTTTTGGTAAATTGCATTGATGCTTTATTGAAAAacgctaaattatttttaccagtgttgaatttaaaaacagtgactaaaaaattaaacgaaGAGCAatttaagaacatttttacacaATTGTTTCCTGAAGATTTGAAATCGTTCGAGTTCGGTGATCTCTTAGACTACCTTGAATTCGTTcccaaagataaaaaattaccacTGATGCTCTCTACATTCAAAGAAGTATATAAACTGAACCTGCTGGACTGCACTGAAAAAATCACCCCGAAAGCTTTGAAATTACTTCCACGTGATGAGCGGATTAAACAagcgaaaattaaaatggaaaAAGAACCgtctaatgaattttttttctcagataGATCATGGATTTGTTATCTGCCACCAGAAGAGTCGGTAGAACGTATAaaaacactgataaaaaaaacttctgaTGAAAATAAGCGGATGCATTTACTTAAACAACTAATTTACACTTGCTATGTCAATTCTGATAATAACGCAATGCTTGAAGTGCTTAAGTACATTACAACGAGACATAAAAACGAACAAAGGTATTTATTATCCGATATTTTAGATATGATATCCAgtgaaaaatacttaaaaaatctattacaaGAACATTGGGatgtaatttacaattttttgaagttcATGAATGTCAAAAATGAGTCCAATTGTTGGTTAAATATATTACAAGTagaaataataacatatttcATTCGCTTTGAGTTAGAAAACAGTCATTCTATTGAAGATAAGATAAGCTTTCTGGCCGATTTGATTATCTCGCAATCTCagatttcatttaatattttagaagataaTATTGTGTTTGAAAAACAGTGTTTGGAGGAGTTTCTCAAAGTACTTCCTACTAAGAAACCCAATGATAAAGATTACCCAAGTACTGATTTGatcaaaaatgttataatatcaatttataCCTTTAACAAACATAATTTAAAGGCTAAGTCTCCTTTTGAGCCAATGTCAGTCAAAGATTTTCCTTGGGTACTGAATGCtactaaaaaaatgataaataaaaataccgaATACGATCATGATTTACTATTCATACTTAGAACTTTCCAAAAAAAAGAGCATGATCTTTATAAAGAATTAGCCGCAAACGTTAAAgaagaagaatttctttgtTCAAACCTCCTATATATGCTACGAACACTCAGAACGAATCCAGAAATATTTATGCGTAATTGGAAGTATTCTTTAGAGGCATGCATAAGATCAACTAATCGTCTGATAATTCATGAATTCATAAAGTCGTCTCGTTGGTATCAAGATTTGCCGATAAAATTTGCGGAAGAGTGTTTGAAAATCATCGAAGAGACGAAAGATGCCCAAGCATTGATTATTTTGGCGCTACTATTAGAAGGACCGGCTTTTGAACAG GTGATTACTCCTTTCATACCATCGTCTGCGACGATAGAGATTGATCCAGAAGATGCAAAAACTGACTATCAAATGGTGTATTCTGCTTCATTGGCATTGAATCGAGTCAACCCAGCAGTTTCTTTAGATTGCATCCTCAAATTTTGTGTTGGTGACTATATCCATAGTATAATCAATTGTCTTGTCAATATAAGTCGGCGAACATCAGTAGCTAAAGTCATACCGTTTGCATTGACACTGATGGATCGTCCAGTATCTATAAAGAAACATGGCATTCGTTTGTTTTGTATGGCTGCAGATGTTAAGCATGTACGTAGAACTTTAATTGATATGTGGAGATCGGAAACGCATCAAACGATTCGTACATTAGTATttactaatatatttaatgcttTTAAATCTAATCCTAACAATGAAACTTGGGAGATGCTGAAAGAATGTCTTGATGATCTTAAACCAGATGataaagataattttgaaAGTTTGTTGGAATTTAAGTATGTTCCCAACGAATATGTTGCGGattatgttgaaaaattattcactgTTTTTCGTAAGCTTTGTAATGTTGAAGATGACCTGAAGAAAACTGATAAGAATTATATCATGGAACTACTTAATGTTCCGAATGATATATCCGCTCTTTTTTCTGATGaacaacataaaaaaattattgatagttaTGTTCTTGATTTGTCGTTACCAAAAAATGTACTCTCTTCAGGCCATTCttatttaatcaattgttATATTGTTCCAGCGCGAAATAAACTTGAAGAGAGATTGAATCATTTTCAAGATATCgttattaaaatagtaaaaaatatgaatgtTCCACAGTCGAATTGTCCAACATTTTTTCCTGCTAATTTCTTTGTACACAATTTAGCTTGTGACATTATTCATAATCTACCATGTGATTCTTTGCAAGAACGATTAGTTAGCATTTTACTAGAATTGTTTGATTCTCTACTGAAACCACACCATGATCCAGAAGcgtttttatatttaacattGCTTACTTTAGCAGAAGCTGAAAATTCACCACAAGAAATTGCTGGTATAATTACCGAAATGTTACCATTATGGGTTACAACCTTTTCTGCCGAGTATATTGCGGAAATTGCTAGATATTTATACCATTTTTTGAATGCATTCAAACATGCTAACCATGATTATACTTGGCCATGGAATAATTTGGATGTAATTGAAGCTTTAGTAGCGTTTAATGTTAAAGAAGTATCTATTCTTGCAGCGTATTTATTACTTCTCAACGGACGGACagatgatgaaaaattttataaaactattaacATTCTCGCGAATCATCAACATCCGACAGTAAGCTCGATTGCTTACACTCTGATGCATAGACATTGTCACAAGGATTTTTATTCTCCGTGTGCGTCTCTCCCTGCGTCTAGATTTGGCAACAGATCCACACTCGGTgtgtttctaatttttattatatttt GTCCAGCGATAATGGGTATCGGGACAGGTAACCAAGGAAATGCTAAAgcataa